A DNA window from Etheostoma spectabile isolate EspeVRDwgs_2016 chromosome 22, UIUC_Espe_1.0, whole genome shotgun sequence contains the following coding sequences:
- the plcd1a gene encoding 1-phosphatidylinositol 4,5-bisphosphate phosphodiesterase delta-1a isoform X2, with protein MDINGASWKYGLEGDPDLQFLLAGGKLIKVRKDNWKKNRFFKLQDDCKTLWQESRKLIKRNQTFSLDDIDSVRRGRQSHGLNKHTDPIVEEQCFSIIFKGHKKTLDLMAPNLTEAKQWVNGLDKIINNMRNLSPQQNSEHWIFNCMRKADKNKDNKMNLKEVKHFMRQLNIEMDNTYAEEIFNKCDTSKSGTLEGSEIKLFYDMLTHREEIDVIYGNYAQTEGQMSARDLLNFLLNEQRELASMEDAVKLIEKYEVDGTAKQNKRMTKDGFLMYMNHDDSSILNPAHTPVYQDMHQPLNHYFISSSHNTYLMEDQLKGPSSTEAYIKALMKSCRCVELDCWDGANGEPVIYHGHTLTSKVLFKDVIKAIKEYAFKTSEYPVILSLENHCNIEQQTLMANYLKSILGDALVTKPLGNTKPTNFPSPEELKGRFLVKGKRLNKLNASVENHSTVEEGTVSDEDEASECKEDSIKDQPKKSTIKLAKALSDVVVYCKSVHFKDFEHSKENHAFYEMSSFKESKALNLAETSATAYIHHNMDKLSRIYPAGSRTDSSNYNPVPLWNVGCQIVALNFQTPQKEMHINQGRFLPNGFCGYILKPEFLRDKSSQFNPRTLFEGPWLNKKTFHVMVISAQQLPKLNKGKHTSIVDPLVKVEIYGVPADTASKETNYINNNGFNPTWNEKFTFDINVPELAMLRLLVEDHDSASYNDFVGQYCLPLTSIQNGYRRVPLLTKRGDVICSAGLFLHLMLMDAK; from the exons ATGGACATAAATGGAGCATCTTGGAAATATG GTTTGGAGGGAGATCCAGATCTACAGTTTCTGCTGGCCGGTGGGAAGCTGATCAAGGTTCGTAAGGACAACTGGAAGAAGAATCGCTTCTTCAAACTGCAGGATGACTGCAAGACACTGTGGCAAGAATCCCGCAAATTAATCAAGCGAAACCAGACTT TCTCCCTTGATGACATTGATTCAGTACGCAGGGGCCGTCAGTCGCACGGGCTTAATAAACATACAGACCCCATTGTTGAAGAGCAGTGCTTCTCCATCATCTTCAAGGGCCACAAGAAAACTCTCGACCTGATGGCGCCCAACTTGACAGAGGCAAAACAGTGGGTCAACGGCCTGGACAAGATCATCAACAACATGCGCAACCTCAGCCCCCAGCAGAATAGCGAGCA TTGGATTTTTAACTGCATGCGAAAAGCAGATAAGAATAAAGACAACAAGATGAACCTTAAAGAGGTGAAGCACTTCATGAGACAGCTCAACATTGAAATGGACAACACTTATGCAGAAGAAATTTTCAAC AAATGTGACACCTCAAAGTCAGGCACCCTGGAGGGCTCAGAGATCAAGCTCTTCTATGATATGCTGACACACCGGGAGGAGATAGATGTGATTTATGGGAATTACGCTCAAACAGAGGGTCAGATGAGCGCCAGAGACCTGCTGAACTTCCTGTTGAATGAGCAGAGGGAGCTGGCATCCATGGAGGACGCTGTCAAGCTGATTGAAAAATACGAGGTGGATGGGACAG CAAAGCAGAATAAGCGCATGACCAAAGATGGATTCCTGATGTACATGAACCATGACGACAGCTCCATTCTCAACCCGGCCCACACACCTGTGTATCAGGACATGCACCAGCCCCTCAACCATTACTTTATCTCCTCGTCACACAACACATACCTGATGGAAGACCAACTCAAAGGACCCAGCAGCACAGAAGCCTACATAAA agcGCTGATGAAGAGCTGTCGCTGTGTGGAGCTGGACTGTTGGGACGGGGCTAATGGCGAGCCTGTCATTTACCACGGCCACACACTCACATCCAAAGTGCTCTTCAAAGACGTCATCAAAGCAAtcaaagaatatgccttcaaa ACATCTGAGTATCCAGTAATCCTGTCCCTTGAGAACCACTGCAACATAGAGCAGCAAACGCTCATGGCCAATTACTTAAAATCCATCCTGGGTGATGCGTTGGTCACAAAGCCTCTGGGCAACACCAAGCCCACAAACTTCCCCTCGCCTGAG GAGCTGAAGGGGAGGTTCCTCGTCAAGGGAAAGCGATTGAACAAACTGAATGCTTCCGTCGAAAATCACAGCACCGTAGAGGAAGGCACTGTGTCTGATGAGGATGAGGCCAGTGAATGTAAAGAGGACAGCATAAAAGACCAACCAAAG AAATCAACAATCAAACTTGCCAAAGCGCTCTCTGACGTCGTCGTTTACTGCAAAAGCGTCCACTTTAAGGACTTTGAACACTCCAAGGAGAACCACGCCTTCTATGAGATGTCATCCTTCAAGGAGAGTAAAGCTTTGAACCTGGCTGAGACTTCAG CTACTGCCTACATCCATCACAACATGGACAAACTCAGTAGGATCTACCCTGCTGGCTCCAGAACTGACTCCTCCAACTATAACCCAGTGCCCCTGTGGAACGTTGGCTGCCAGATTG TGGCACTGAACTTTCAAACTCCCCAAAAGGAAATGCACATAAACCAGGGTCGGTTTCTGCCAAACGGGTTTTGTGGTTACATCCTGAAACCTGAATTTCTGAGAGACAAGTCCTCTCAGTTCAATCCCAGAACACTTTTTGAAGGGCCCTGGCTAAATAAGAAGACCTTTCATGTCATG GTGATCTCAGCTCAGCAGTTACCTAAACTCAACAAGGGCAAACACACCTCCATTGTTGACCCTCTAGTGAAAGTGGAGATCTACGGCGTCCCAGCAGACACCGCCAGCAAGGAGACAAACTACATTAATAACAACG GGTTTAACCCAACCTGGAACGAGAAGTTCACGTTTGACATCAACGTCCCAGAGCTTGCCATGCTGCGTTTATTGGTGGAGGACCATGACTCAGCATCCTATAATGATTTCGTCGGGCAGTACTGTCTACCGCTCACCAGTATACAGAACG GCTATCGCCGCGTGCCGCTGCTCACCAAGAGAGGTGACGTCATCTGCTCAGCCGGACTCTTTCTGCATCTCATGCTCATGGATGCAAAGTAA
- the plcd1a gene encoding 1-phosphatidylinositol 4,5-bisphosphate phosphodiesterase delta-1a isoform X1, which translates to MSCVNKRPKRTTSEEQAFQEHVKKVAQENGKLLGLEGDPDLQFLLAGGKLIKVRKDNWKKNRFFKLQDDCKTLWQESRKLIKRNQTFSLDDIDSVRRGRQSHGLNKHTDPIVEEQCFSIIFKGHKKTLDLMAPNLTEAKQWVNGLDKIINNMRNLSPQQNSEHWIFNCMRKADKNKDNKMNLKEVKHFMRQLNIEMDNTYAEEIFNKCDTSKSGTLEGSEIKLFYDMLTHREEIDVIYGNYAQTEGQMSARDLLNFLLNEQRELASMEDAVKLIEKYEVDGTAKQNKRMTKDGFLMYMNHDDSSILNPAHTPVYQDMHQPLNHYFISSSHNTYLMEDQLKGPSSTEAYIKALMKSCRCVELDCWDGANGEPVIYHGHTLTSKVLFKDVIKAIKEYAFKTSEYPVILSLENHCNIEQQTLMANYLKSILGDALVTKPLGNTKPTNFPSPEELKGRFLVKGKRLNKLNASVENHSTVEEGTVSDEDEASECKEDSIKDQPKKSTIKLAKALSDVVVYCKSVHFKDFEHSKENHAFYEMSSFKESKALNLAETSATAYIHHNMDKLSRIYPAGSRTDSSNYNPVPLWNVGCQIVALNFQTPQKEMHINQGRFLPNGFCGYILKPEFLRDKSSQFNPRTLFEGPWLNKKTFHVMVISAQQLPKLNKGKHTSIVDPLVKVEIYGVPADTASKETNYINNNGFNPTWNEKFTFDINVPELAMLRLLVEDHDSASYNDFVGQYCLPLTSIQNGYRRVPLLTKRGDVICSAGLFLHLMLMDAK; encoded by the exons ATGTCTTGTGTAAATAAACGCCCGAAAAGGACAACATCAGAAGAACAGGCTTTTCAGGAACATGTGAAAAAAGTTGCTCAGGAGAATGGAAAACTGCTAG GTTTGGAGGGAGATCCAGATCTACAGTTTCTGCTGGCCGGTGGGAAGCTGATCAAGGTTCGTAAGGACAACTGGAAGAAGAATCGCTTCTTCAAACTGCAGGATGACTGCAAGACACTGTGGCAAGAATCCCGCAAATTAATCAAGCGAAACCAGACTT TCTCCCTTGATGACATTGATTCAGTACGCAGGGGCCGTCAGTCGCACGGGCTTAATAAACATACAGACCCCATTGTTGAAGAGCAGTGCTTCTCCATCATCTTCAAGGGCCACAAGAAAACTCTCGACCTGATGGCGCCCAACTTGACAGAGGCAAAACAGTGGGTCAACGGCCTGGACAAGATCATCAACAACATGCGCAACCTCAGCCCCCAGCAGAATAGCGAGCA TTGGATTTTTAACTGCATGCGAAAAGCAGATAAGAATAAAGACAACAAGATGAACCTTAAAGAGGTGAAGCACTTCATGAGACAGCTCAACATTGAAATGGACAACACTTATGCAGAAGAAATTTTCAAC AAATGTGACACCTCAAAGTCAGGCACCCTGGAGGGCTCAGAGATCAAGCTCTTCTATGATATGCTGACACACCGGGAGGAGATAGATGTGATTTATGGGAATTACGCTCAAACAGAGGGTCAGATGAGCGCCAGAGACCTGCTGAACTTCCTGTTGAATGAGCAGAGGGAGCTGGCATCCATGGAGGACGCTGTCAAGCTGATTGAAAAATACGAGGTGGATGGGACAG CAAAGCAGAATAAGCGCATGACCAAAGATGGATTCCTGATGTACATGAACCATGACGACAGCTCCATTCTCAACCCGGCCCACACACCTGTGTATCAGGACATGCACCAGCCCCTCAACCATTACTTTATCTCCTCGTCACACAACACATACCTGATGGAAGACCAACTCAAAGGACCCAGCAGCACAGAAGCCTACATAAA agcGCTGATGAAGAGCTGTCGCTGTGTGGAGCTGGACTGTTGGGACGGGGCTAATGGCGAGCCTGTCATTTACCACGGCCACACACTCACATCCAAAGTGCTCTTCAAAGACGTCATCAAAGCAAtcaaagaatatgccttcaaa ACATCTGAGTATCCAGTAATCCTGTCCCTTGAGAACCACTGCAACATAGAGCAGCAAACGCTCATGGCCAATTACTTAAAATCCATCCTGGGTGATGCGTTGGTCACAAAGCCTCTGGGCAACACCAAGCCCACAAACTTCCCCTCGCCTGAG GAGCTGAAGGGGAGGTTCCTCGTCAAGGGAAAGCGATTGAACAAACTGAATGCTTCCGTCGAAAATCACAGCACCGTAGAGGAAGGCACTGTGTCTGATGAGGATGAGGCCAGTGAATGTAAAGAGGACAGCATAAAAGACCAACCAAAG AAATCAACAATCAAACTTGCCAAAGCGCTCTCTGACGTCGTCGTTTACTGCAAAAGCGTCCACTTTAAGGACTTTGAACACTCCAAGGAGAACCACGCCTTCTATGAGATGTCATCCTTCAAGGAGAGTAAAGCTTTGAACCTGGCTGAGACTTCAG CTACTGCCTACATCCATCACAACATGGACAAACTCAGTAGGATCTACCCTGCTGGCTCCAGAACTGACTCCTCCAACTATAACCCAGTGCCCCTGTGGAACGTTGGCTGCCAGATTG TGGCACTGAACTTTCAAACTCCCCAAAAGGAAATGCACATAAACCAGGGTCGGTTTCTGCCAAACGGGTTTTGTGGTTACATCCTGAAACCTGAATTTCTGAGAGACAAGTCCTCTCAGTTCAATCCCAGAACACTTTTTGAAGGGCCCTGGCTAAATAAGAAGACCTTTCATGTCATG GTGATCTCAGCTCAGCAGTTACCTAAACTCAACAAGGGCAAACACACCTCCATTGTTGACCCTCTAGTGAAAGTGGAGATCTACGGCGTCCCAGCAGACACCGCCAGCAAGGAGACAAACTACATTAATAACAACG GGTTTAACCCAACCTGGAACGAGAAGTTCACGTTTGACATCAACGTCCCAGAGCTTGCCATGCTGCGTTTATTGGTGGAGGACCATGACTCAGCATCCTATAATGATTTCGTCGGGCAGTACTGTCTACCGCTCACCAGTATACAGAACG GCTATCGCCGCGTGCCGCTGCTCACCAAGAGAGGTGACGTCATCTGCTCAGCCGGACTCTTTCTGCATCTCATGCTCATGGATGCAAAGTAA